The DNA segment ATCACCCGTTCGCAATCGAGTTCAATTGAACGCGACTCAAAGGCTTGTTTTGGGGGAGAGGGGAGCCAGATTTTCGTCAGTTATAAATTTCACGTCCCGAGCGAAAGGCGACAATCCCTAAGACAACGGCCCGTGACGGATCTAGTTGAGTTTCTTTAGTGCCTTGCCGCACAGCAACGGCCTACTGGGAAGCCTGGCCTTCTAAATCGCTCGCTCCGAAAACCCGAGCGACGTTGGCCTTTGCAATTTTTTTGGCGATACAAACGGGCTGTTTTCCTTGTTAAACTGGTATTCGCATTGACGCTCCGGCGCCCCCACAAACTCCTCCCTGCTACTCCCCACATCTTCGATGAAACAACCTCGTTTTTTATTGGCTCACACGCTCGCTCTGTTTGCGATCCTGTCCTGTTGCTCCCCTCTCTACTCGGACGATGCGAAAGATCGCGAACCGCAGCCGGGGGTTCCACAGGGCAAGGTGACGAACGGCACATTTGACTCCAGCGAGATCTACCCTGGGACGACTCGTGAGTACAGCGTGTATGTGCCCGCACAGTACGATGCTTCCAAACCAGCCAGCCTGATGGTCTTCATGGATGGCAAGAACTATGCGAAACCAAATGGATCGTTTCGCGTTCCAACGGTCTTCGACAACTTGATCGCTCAAAAAGCGATGCCGGTGACCATTGCGGTCTTTGTAAATCCCGGCACCGTTGCCGCCACCAAAGAGGGTGCATCCAATCAAAGCAATCGCTCCTTCGAATACGACGCGCTCGGAGATCGCTACTCCAAGTTTTTGCTCGATGAATTCCTCCCGGTCGCTTTGAAGGATCTAAATGTTTCCTCCGATCCGCAGCAGCGAGCCGTTTGCGGCATTTCCTCCGGTGGCATTTGTGCGTTCACGGTCGCCTGGGAACGCCCCGATCAGTTCAGTAAAGTTCTTTCGCAGATTGGCAGTTACACCAATATCCGTGGCGGCTGGGCTTACCCTGGATTGATTCGCCAAACCAAGGATGCGCCCAAACCGATCAAGGTCTATTTGCAAGAAGGGAAAGACGATCTTTCAAACCTTCACGGAAGCTGGCCCTTAGGGAACCAAGACGTTGCCGCAGCCCTACAGTTCTCCGGATACACGTATAAGCAGGAAATCACCGAAGGGGGCCACAGCAGCAAATGGGGCGGAAAGGTTTTCCCAAGTGCCCTCCGCTGGTTATGGGATGACTCCGCCGAATCGACGCATATCGAACAATCCCACGAAGCCCCCAAGTGGGAACCACACTCCGATGCAATCGTCAACGAAAACGTTCCCCAAGGAGTTGTCGAAGCGATGCCTCCGTGGGAATCGAAAGTCTTAAAGAATACGATTCGGGATTGGTCCATCTATGTTCCGGCTCAGTACAAGGCTGGCGAACCAACAGCCTTTATGATTTTTCAAGATGGGCTTGGATTTGCCAATACGAAACGCAACTGGCGTGTCCCGGTTGTGTTTGACAACCTAATTGCCAAAGGGGAAATGCCTCCTACGATTGCGATCTTCCTCAACCCAGGGCACGACCAAACGAAGACTCGAGGTAAAAACGGTAGACCCTCCGATCGCTCGTTGGAATACGACAGCCTTGGGGACCGCTATACGCGATTCTTATTAGAAGAAATCATTCCTGAAGTGAGCAAGAAATACTCACTCACGTCCGACCCCAGCCAACGCGCCATCGGCGGCAGCAGTTCCGGGGCAATCTGTGCTTTCACCGCTGCCTGGGAACATCCCGAAGCGTTTGGCAAAGTCTATTCCAGCGTTGGCAGTTTCACGAACCTGCGTGGCGGAAACGTTTATCCGGCGCTGGTCCGTAAGACGGAACCCAAACCGATTCGCGTCTACATGGCGGATACCAGCGGCGACGTCGACAACGCATTCGGCAGCTGGGCGTGGTCTAACCAACGCATGGCCGCTGCGCTGCAGTACATGGGGTACGACGTACGTTTTGATTGGGCAGAAGGCTATGGCCATAATTCCGAATTCGGCGGCGCTAACTTCCCTGAAGCGATGAAGTGGTTGTGGCGTACCGAAACGAATGAACCCGAAATCAACACCAAGGATGACCTACGAAGCGATTTCACGTTGCTAAACCTGTTGATTCCCGGCGAATCCTGGGAACCTGTCGTGCAAGACCTCGGTTTTGCAGACGCTCCCTGCACCGACGCGGAAGGCAATTTCTACTATTCCGACATGCGAGCCCCCGGCGTCTACCGCATCAACGTCGCCGATGGGTCTCAGGATGAAATCGCCAAAGAATCGATCAGCGGGCTGGAATTTGGTCCCGATGGCCGGCTGTACGGATGCCAAGGATCGCAGAAACGGATCATCGCCATCGATGTTGCGTCGGGAGAAACCGAAGTCATCGCTACCGACGTGGCACCGAATGACCTCGCAATCACCTCCGACGGACATTTGTTCTTCACGCAAACGCGGGATCAGCAAATCATCCATATCGACCTAAAAACAAAAAAGGTCTCGGTCGCAGATACCGGCATTCTCCGTCCCAACGGGATAGCCTTAACCAATGACCAAGGAACGCTAGCGGTATCCGAGTACGGCGGTCATTCCACCTGGACCTTCCGTGTTAACTCAGATGGATCGCTTGATGCCAAAATGCCAACGATGACCCTTCGTCAGCCAATTGATCCCAAGGGAGAATTCAACTTCAATCAACCTCCCCCTTACATGCCTTCGGCTCGAGGCGATGGCATGGCTGTCGACAAACGTGGGCGATACTACGTCACCAGTGCCCTAGGGGTGCAGATCTTTGATCCGACCAGCCGGATGTGCGGAGTCCTACCCACGCCGGATAGCAGCCAACCATTGACCAGCTGCATCCTGGCCGGCAAAGACCATCAGTATCTCTATGTGACAAACGGAAAGACCATCTATCGTCGCAAGTTAAGCGTGCAGTAACCTCACGCGCCTGCTTAACGCGTTCTCTAGGGTGGCTATATTGAACGCTACCATCGATCAAACAGGCAGCCGCGGCGGTTCTTACCGGCCGCTGCGGCGGATCTTTTTGAGCGGTGCAAAAATCTGGCCCGCATGGATTCAATCGCCTGATAGGAACGCTCCCCGATGTACCGAATCGCCAGCATTGCTACTGTTGTCCTCTGTTTGCTGCTGCTCGCTCTGTTCATCACCCAGCGTCTTTGGAAATCTCCGGCCCCGCTCCGCTTTTCAACAGGTTCGGAACTTGGGGTCTACAACACGGTGGGGACACGGATCGCGGAAGTTGCCCAGCAAGAGCGACCGGATATCACCGTCCAGGTCCAACAAAGTTCTGGCAGTCAAGAAAACATCTTGCGTCTGGAACAGGGGACCGCGGACATTGCGATCGTTCAAAACGATTCGATCGGCGGCGACGGACTACAAAGCCTGGCCGCCTTGTATCCAGAAGTCCTCCATCTAGCCTGCCGCAAAGAGGCCAACATCCTTTGCCTGAACGACTTGGTCGGTAAACGAACCAATCTTGGCGCGAAAGACAGCGGAACGTTTCAGGTCGTTGCCGAACTGCTCAACTTCTCTCGGATCAACCTGCAAGAGATCAACCTCCAGCACCAATCCTTCCAACAAGCTTCCGAAAAACTGCGTAGCGATGAACTGGACGCGGCGTTCTTTCTTGTTGGAATCGGCGCCCAGGTAATCGAAAACCTGATGCAGGACCAGGAGATCGAACTGGTGCCGATTCGGCTGGCGGATCCAAAACAATCGGGGACCTATTTCGAACCGGTCGACCTGATCAATGGTTTTCAGGTTCATTATCCCTATGCCTCATATATTCAGATCCCGATGATGACCTACGCGGGGCGTCCACAAACCCCGATTTCGTCGGTCGGGGTCAACGCGGTCCTTGTCGCACGAAGTGACCTGAGTTATTTCGATGCGAAATATTTCACCGAAACCCTTTTCGCGCAGCGAGCCGTCCTCGGCCGAGAAATCGCCCAGCTAAGTCAACTTGACGAAACGAGTGCGCAAGCGTTTCTGCAATTCCCAATCCATCCCGGCGCCGAAGCGTATTACCATCGCAATGACCCTGGGTTCCTGGCCGAGAATGCCGAATCGATCGGGCTGATCGTGACCCTGTTGCTACTGGGTTTCAGTGGATTGCACAGCGCCCATCGCTGGTACGCTCAGCGTCGGAAGAACCACGTCGATACCTACTACCAACGGATCAAAGAGATCTTGCTGGAACTAAGCGACCAACCGAATCGATCCCAGTTGTTGGCGCTGGAGAATGAACTAAAGCAGATCGAAGCGGCCGCCTGTGAAGAATTGATCGACGAGCGTCTAGACGCCGACGATACGTATATCATTCTGCAGAACATGCTGAAAATGACCGCCGATCGCTTGGGCAACGCTCAAGCGATCCTGCTAAGTCCAGAACCTTCCAGCGAATGAATAGGACCGGGTTGGTGCCAGGGCAGAGGAGGGGAGGAGACTATCGGCCCAGTTTTTCGCTGACCGACAGGCTGGCAGCCTGTGCTACCGGGCGTGCCTTCTTCGGCCTACGTTCATTTGGGAACGAAAATAGGGATCGTCCATCAAATCCGGAGCCTTGAAACTGCCGGTTCGATATGGATCGTAGGTATAGCCATAACCGTTGTTGGGATACACACCCCGGTATCCATAACTGAAATCCTGCGGATTTCCGAAAAAACTGGCGTCCAGATGGACCCTGCCGGGAGTGGCGGGAGATCTCCAGTTTCGACCATTTCCATGGGCTTGAAGGCTAAGACTGTCCGTCACCACGAAGAGTGAAACGACGGCTAAGAAGCGAAGAAACACGGCAAGCTCCATTCAGAGAGGAATCGTTCGTATGGTAAAAGGTACCCTCTCATTCGATTATCGCGACTGAAAGTCCGGATTCTCTCCCCGATTCATGCCAATCTTCGAGCGATCCTGACGATTTAAAGTGTAGCAATGAATCCAATCATCTAGCGCACTCCTTGTTCATCACGCAGTGGCTGAAATCGACAAACCAATGGCAAACCTACCCCTCGAAGACGAAGTTGTCTTTCGTGCGCCCAGTCGCGAAACCTGTTTTGAATCTCGACTGGTTCTCGAAGCGGTTGGAATTCCCTCCGACATGCGCCCCCAAGCCGGATCTTGGGTCCTGGTTGTCCCCAGCCAATACGTTCCCGCCGCATTTGCGGAATTGCATGCGTACCAACAAGACCACCCCGCAGAGACCACGCGGCCGGCAAGCAAAGTCCAAACCTATTCCGGCGCGATTGCCGGAATCGTTCTCTACGCAGCAACGATCCTCTCCGTTGCGTTATTGGCGAACCTATCGGCCTACGGCTGGGACTGGAATTCGATTGGCGTGATGCGAGCCGGGGAGGTGACGAGTGGGGAGTGGTGGCGGACAATCACCGCCCTGACACTCCATGCGGACAGTCGGCACCTGGCGTCCAACCTTCTGTTTGGAGGCCTGTTTGGCCTGATGGCAGGACGCATATTTGGAGGTGGAGTCGCGTGGCTGTGCATCACGTTAGGGGGCGCCCTTGGCAACGCCATGAACGCCTTTGCCCAGTCGGCCGACCATGCGTCGATCGGTGCTTCCACAGCCGTCTTTGCCGCATTGGGGATGATGGTGGCCCATGCCCTTCGGCCCCGTTCCTTTGAACGCGGGAACCGCATGAAACGCTGGAGCCCCTTGATCGCCGGCGTCCTCCTGCTGTCGTTCATCGGTGTCGGCGACGAACGGACCGATGTCTTGGCCCATGTCACGGGCTTTATCGCCGGCCTGGGAATTGGCTGGGGTGCCAGTCGGCTGCCGGCTCGATGGCTGTCCAACGAATTCGTGCAAACCGGCTGTGGCGTCGCGGCAATCGGATTGGTGATCGTTGCCTGGTTCTGTGCTGCAAACTTTTCGTAACAAAGAATCAAACCAGATCCGCACAAGACATCGAACCTTAACGGACCAGCCTTACGACCGGTCCGAAGGGTCGACCGGACGGCTAATCCTTGTCCGCTCTTAACACGGAAACAAAAGCTTTCTGTGGGATATTCACATTGCCAAATTGTTTCATTTTGGCTTTCCCCTTCTTCTGTTTCTCAAGCAGTTTCTTCTTCCTCGATACGTCTCCACCATATAGTTTCGCCGTCACGTCTTTTCGATAAGGCTGAATGGTGGCGCGAGCGATAATCGACCCTCCAATCGCTCCCTGAATCGGAATCTTGAACTGATGCCGAGGAATCGCTTCGGCCAGTTGCTCACAGTAGTGAAGCGCCCGGGCTCGGGATTTATCGCGGTGCACCAGATACGAGAGCGCATCGACCGGTTCTTTGTTGACCAGGATGTCCACTTTCACAACGTCGGTCGGACGATATTCAATGGGCACGTAGTCAAAGGAACCGTAGCCGCGGGTCAGCATTTTTAGTTTGCCATAGAAATCGAAGAGGACTTCCCCGAGTGGCATTTCACTGGAAACCTCAACGCGTCCCGCGGACAAGTAGTTCATCGTCTGACTTTCCGAACGATGTTCGCGGCACAATTCCATCACCGGACCAACATACTCCTCCGGTATCAAAATCGATGCTTTGATATAGGGTTCGGTAATCGCTTCGATAACGGTTGGGTCGGGCCAATAGGTCGGATTGTCGATTTCGACCTCCGAGCCATCTTTCAGTTCCAACTTGTACTTCACCGACGGTGCGGAAATCACCAACCCGACGTCAAATTCACGCTGCAAACGCTCCTGAACAACATCCAGATGCAAAAGCCCCAAGAACCCGCAACGGAACCCGAACCCCAAAGCGGCCGAGCTATCTTTTTCAAACGTTAACGCCGCATCGTTGATCGCTAATTTCTCAAGCGCCTTTGTCAGGTCTTGGTATTCATCGGTGCTCATCGGATAGACCGAGGAGAACACAACCTGCCTAGCCGGTTGGTACCCGGGAATCGGTTCCGCTGCCGGGCGATCGACCAGAGTAATGGTATCCCCAATTTCGATGTCTTGGACGCTTTTAACCCCCGCGACGATGTACCCAACTTCACCGACGCTTAACTGTTTCTGCGGATTCAATTTGAATTGGTTGTACCCCAGTTCATCCACTTTGTAGTCCCGCTCCGCATGCATGAAGCGGATTGTATCTTTAGGCTTCAAAGTCCCTTCCATGACTCGGCACTGAAGGATCACGCCGCGAAACTTATCGAAGTGAGCATCGAACACCAACGCCTTTAGTGGCGCGTCGGGGTCTCCTTGGGGAGCGGGCAGGTGTTTGACGATGCCTTCCAAGACATCCTCGATCCCAACGCCTGTTTTCGCCGACACAGGGATCGCCAAAAATGGATCCAGCCCCAAATCCGAATCGATTTCTTCGCGGACGCGATCGACGTCCGCGGCAGGCAAATCGATTTTGTTGATAATCGGCAGCAGTTCTAGATCGTATTCCAACGCCAAATAAAGATTTGCCACCGTTTGGGCTTCCACCCCCTGCGAGGCATCCACCACCATCAACGCGCCTTCGCAAGCCATCAGCGAGCGGCGGACTTCGTGTGAAAAATCGACGTGTCCCGGCGTATCGATCAAATTCAGTTGATAATCCTGGCCATCGGGCGAGTGATACTCCAGAGTGATGGTGTTGCTCTTGATCGTGATTCCTCGCTCCCGTTCGATATCCATCGAATCGAGCATTTGGTCATGCAAATCGCGTTGCGTAACCCCACCGCAAACCTGAATCAAACGATCGGCCAGCGTCGATTTACCATGATCGATGTGGGCGATAATACAGAAATTGCGAATATTCTTCATGCGTAGCGGTCTTCTAAGATTGTGACGAAACGGTCGCTGGCTAGTAAAATCGTAGTGAATCCGCCGCGAAACCAACAGGGAGTGCCTTTTGGGTGCCTCGCCAAAAGGACGTTTCACGGTTCGCTTCCGACACACAGGCCAGAGCTAAACCGAAATAGCCCGCTCGGTTCCCTGACGGGCAGGGGCTCTTCACCGGTGTCCGGAAATCCGGCTACCCCAAATCTTAACGCTGCCGATCGATAAAGGCAGGGTTAAACGGTTAACATTCCATGTGAACGATTAGGTTCGAACCATGTATCCACAGGAAAATCGAATGACATCTTCCATCATCCTCCGCCTAGCCTGCCTAGTCCCCGCGGTACTCTGCCTGCTGCTAGTCTGTAAGCAACCAGCCCAAGCCGCCACAGAGGCCTCCATCGTCGACTTGCAGCCCGTCGACGCGAAACGTGAACGAACGGTTCCAATCCGAATCTATCTTCCAGATCAACCCGAATCGCGCCCGCTGATTCTCTTTTCTCACGGACTGGGGGGATCCCGCGAAAATTCCGTCTATTTGGGCAAACACTGGGCCTCCGCCGGCTACGTCTGCATTTTCCTGCAGCACCACGGCTCCGACAAACAGATTATCCAAAGAAAGCCACTTCAGTCCCAAATGGACTCT comes from the Roseimaritima multifibrata genome and includes:
- the lepA gene encoding translation elongation factor 4, encoding MKNIRNFCIIAHIDHGKSTLADRLIQVCGGVTQRDLHDQMLDSMDIERERGITIKSNTITLEYHSPDGQDYQLNLIDTPGHVDFSHEVRRSLMACEGALMVVDASQGVEAQTVANLYLALEYDLELLPIINKIDLPAADVDRVREEIDSDLGLDPFLAIPVSAKTGVGIEDVLEGIVKHLPAPQGDPDAPLKALVFDAHFDKFRGVILQCRVMEGTLKPKDTIRFMHAERDYKVDELGYNQFKLNPQKQLSVGEVGYIVAGVKSVQDIEIGDTITLVDRPAAEPIPGYQPARQVVFSSVYPMSTDEYQDLTKALEKLAINDAALTFEKDSSAALGFGFRCGFLGLLHLDVVQERLQREFDVGLVISAPSVKYKLELKDGSEVEIDNPTYWPDPTVIEAITEPYIKASILIPEEYVGPVMELCREHRSESQTMNYLSAGRVEVSSEMPLGEVLFDFYGKLKMLTRGYGSFDYVPIEYRPTDVVKVDILVNKEPVDALSYLVHRDKSRARALHYCEQLAEAIPRHQFKIPIQGAIGGSIIARATIQPYRKDVTAKLYGGDVSRKKKLLEKQKKGKAKMKQFGNVNIPQKAFVSVLRADKD
- a CDS encoding TAXI family TRAP transporter solute-binding subunit, encoding MYRIASIATVVLCLLLLALFITQRLWKSPAPLRFSTGSELGVYNTVGTRIAEVAQQERPDITVQVQQSSGSQENILRLEQGTADIAIVQNDSIGGDGLQSLAALYPEVLHLACRKEANILCLNDLVGKRTNLGAKDSGTFQVVAELLNFSRINLQEINLQHQSFQQASEKLRSDELDAAFFLVGIGAQVIENLMQDQEIELVPIRLADPKQSGTYFEPVDLINGFQVHYPYASYIQIPMMTYAGRPQTPISSVGVNAVLVARSDLSYFDAKYFTETLFAQRAVLGREIAQLSQLDETSAQAFLQFPIHPGAEAYYHRNDPGFLAENAESIGLIVTLLLLGFSGLHSAHRWYAQRRKNHVDTYYQRIKEILLELSDQPNRSQLLALENELKQIEAAACEELIDERLDADDTYIILQNMLKMTADRLGNAQAILLSPEPSSE
- a CDS encoding alpha/beta hydrolase-fold protein produces the protein MKQPRFLLAHTLALFAILSCCSPLYSDDAKDREPQPGVPQGKVTNGTFDSSEIYPGTTREYSVYVPAQYDASKPASLMVFMDGKNYAKPNGSFRVPTVFDNLIAQKAMPVTIAVFVNPGTVAATKEGASNQSNRSFEYDALGDRYSKFLLDEFLPVALKDLNVSSDPQQRAVCGISSGGICAFTVAWERPDQFSKVLSQIGSYTNIRGGWAYPGLIRQTKDAPKPIKVYLQEGKDDLSNLHGSWPLGNQDVAAALQFSGYTYKQEITEGGHSSKWGGKVFPSALRWLWDDSAESTHIEQSHEAPKWEPHSDAIVNENVPQGVVEAMPPWESKVLKNTIRDWSIYVPAQYKAGEPTAFMIFQDGLGFANTKRNWRVPVVFDNLIAKGEMPPTIAIFLNPGHDQTKTRGKNGRPSDRSLEYDSLGDRYTRFLLEEIIPEVSKKYSLTSDPSQRAIGGSSSGAICAFTAAWEHPEAFGKVYSSVGSFTNLRGGNVYPALVRKTEPKPIRVYMADTSGDVDNAFGSWAWSNQRMAAALQYMGYDVRFDWAEGYGHNSEFGGANFPEAMKWLWRTETNEPEINTKDDLRSDFTLLNLLIPGESWEPVVQDLGFADAPCTDAEGNFYYSDMRAPGVYRINVADGSQDEIAKESISGLEFGPDGRLYGCQGSQKRIIAIDVASGETEVIATDVAPNDLAITSDGHLFFTQTRDQQIIHIDLKTKKVSVADTGILRPNGIALTNDQGTLAVSEYGGHSTWTFRVNSDGSLDAKMPTMTLRQPIDPKGEFNFNQPPPYMPSARGDGMAVDKRGRYYVTSALGVQIFDPTSRMCGVLPTPDSSQPLTSCILAGKDHQYLYVTNGKTIYRRKLSVQ
- a CDS encoding rhomboid family intramembrane serine protease, translated to MANLPLEDEVVFRAPSRETCFESRLVLEAVGIPSDMRPQAGSWVLVVPSQYVPAAFAELHAYQQDHPAETTRPASKVQTYSGAIAGIVLYAATILSVALLANLSAYGWDWNSIGVMRAGEVTSGEWWRTITALTLHADSRHLASNLLFGGLFGLMAGRIFGGGVAWLCITLGGALGNAMNAFAQSADHASIGASTAVFAALGMMVAHALRPRSFERGNRMKRWSPLIAGVLLLSFIGVGDERTDVLAHVTGFIAGLGIGWGASRLPARWLSNEFVQTGCGVAAIGLVIVAWFCAANFS